In Desulfuromonadales bacterium, the genomic window CGGTATTGTTGTCGGCGATCGGTCTGCTCTCGCCGTAGCCGACGGCGGACATCCGGGCCGGATTGACCCCCTGGCCGGCCAGGGCGTTCTTGACCGACATGGCCCGCTGCTCCGAGAGCTGCTGGTTGTAG contains:
- a CDS encoding OmpA family protein; the encoded protein is YNQQLSEQRAMSVKNALAGQGVNPARMSAVGYGESRPIADNNTESGRQTNRRVAITITPRQ